One Lachnospiraceae bacterium C1.1 genomic region harbors:
- a CDS encoding 4-hydroxythreonine-4-phosphate dehydrogenase PdxA produces MSGAKRPIIGISMGDPFGNGPEISVKALNDRNVYERCRPLVIGDRSCMEYALKVAEKVNGIKLKLNIVEDPSDGIYEYGTIDILDMGLVKESDFPNSLDLEKPEAFGLGPTEIGGEASFQYVVRLIQLAMENKVDATVTNAFSKEAINMAGHHFSGHTEVYAEYTKTKKYTMMLAHDDLRVVHVSTHVSLRQACDRVKKERVLECIRLANDAMKQIGIKEPKIGVAGLNPHCGENGMFGREEIEEIQPAIDEALSEGINIPEKKPTPPDTVFSKALGGWYDIVVVMYHDQGHIPLKLKGFVYNKAEQHWDAVKGINVTLGLPIIRVSVDHGTGWDYAGTGESNELSLVNSIDFAILLAGARLSGGK; encoded by the coding sequence ATGAGTGGAGCTAAAAGACCGATCATTGGAATTTCTATGGGAGATCCTTTTGGAAACGGGCCGGAGATCAGCGTTAAGGCATTGAATGACAGAAATGTATATGAGCGCTGCAGACCGCTGGTCATTGGTGACAGGAGCTGTATGGAATATGCGCTTAAGGTTGCGGAAAAGGTAAACGGGATAAAGCTGAAGCTTAATATCGTAGAAGATCCCTCAGATGGGATTTATGAATACGGGACTATAGATATTCTTGATATGGGACTGGTAAAGGAGTCTGATTTTCCAAATAGTCTCGACCTTGAAAAGCCGGAAGCCTTTGGACTTGGTCCGACCGAGATCGGAGGGGAAGCATCTTTTCAGTATGTAGTAAGGCTGATCCAACTGGCAATGGAAAATAAAGTAGATGCAACGGTAACAAATGCTTTTTCCAAAGAGGCCATAAATATGGCGGGACATCATTTTTCCGGACATACGGAAGTTTATGCCGAATACACGAAGACAAAAAAATATACCATGATGCTTGCCCATGATGACCTGAGAGTAGTACATGTATCGACTCACGTATCACTTAGGCAGGCATGTGACAGAGTAAAAAAGGAACGGGTTTTGGAATGCATCAGGCTTGCAAATGATGCGATGAAGCAGATCGGCATTAAAGAGCCCAAGATAGGTGTTGCCGGGTTGAATCCTCACTGCGGCGAGAATGGAATGTTTGGAAGAGAAGAGATCGAAGAGATCCAGCCGGCTATAGATGAGGCTCTCTCTGAAGGGATAAATATACCGGAGAAAAAACCTACACCTCCGGATACCGTATTCTCAAAAGCTCTCGGCGGTTGGTATGACATAGTGGTCGTTATGTATCATGACCAGGGACACATTCCCCTGAAACTTAAAGGATTTGTTTACAATAAGGCAGAGCAGCACTGGGATGCGGTAAAAGGAATAAATGTAACACTTGGACTTCCGATAATACGTGTTTCGGTAGATCATGGTACAGGCTGGGATTATGCAGGAACAGGTGAGTCAAACGAACTGTCACTTGTGAATTCTATTGATTTTGCAATTCTTCTGGCTGGGGCCAGACTTTCGGGAGGAAAATAG
- a CDS encoding iron-containing alcohol dehydrogenase: MLEDYSLRVPGEVYGGKHALENIEDILKKNKVKKAALFSDKGIIASGLTDYPAELVKKAGVELTVIDDLHPEPSYGQVQEVADRFRKTGADFIIAIGGGSVMDAAKLASVLSTDEYTCKDLLDDPKQAVKQVKSLMIPTTAGTGAEATLNAIVAVPEKEVKVGIVNGELIPDHVILDGRMIAKLPRKIAASTGIDALCHAVECFTSKKANSFSDTFALKALDLILANIEKACDDPEALVEKGNMLNAAFYAGVAITSSGTTAVHALSYPLGGKYHIAHGVSNAILLIPVMKFNEPEIKGRLAEAYDSCCHEENRLKTVDEKSAWMIEKMESIVKHLDIPTNLSEWNVTRSDLDFLAKSGLEQQRLLVNNMRELTLEDAKMLYEQILA; the protein is encoded by the coding sequence ATGCTTGAAGATTATAGTTTAAGGGTGCCGGGTGAGGTTTACGGAGGAAAACATGCACTTGAGAATATTGAAGATATCCTGAAGAAAAATAAGGTAAAGAAAGCGGCCCTTTTCAGTGATAAAGGGATCATAGCCTCAGGACTTACGGACTATCCTGCAGAGCTTGTAAAAAAAGCCGGGGTTGAACTTACCGTCATAGACGATCTTCATCCTGAACCATCCTATGGACAGGTTCAGGAGGTAGCAGACAGATTCAGAAAAACAGGAGCTGATTTCATAATAGCAATAGGTGGAGGATCTGTAATGGATGCCGCAAAGCTCGCATCTGTACTTTCAACAGATGAATATACCTGCAAGGATCTGCTGGATGATCCGAAACAGGCGGTTAAACAGGTTAAAAGTCTGATGATACCGACAACGGCGGGAACAGGCGCGGAGGCAACGCTGAATGCGATTGTCGCGGTTCCGGAAAAAGAGGTTAAGGTCGGGATAGTAAATGGAGAACTTATTCCCGATCATGTAATCCTTGATGGCAGAATGATCGCAAAACTTCCGCGAAAGATCGCAGCTTCTACGGGAATAGATGCACTTTGCCATGCAGTTGAATGCTTTACATCAAAAAAAGCCAACAGTTTCAGCGATACTTTTGCACTTAAGGCACTGGATCTTATACTTGCCAATATAGAGAAGGCCTGTGATGATCCAGAAGCACTAGTGGAAAAGGGCAATATGCTGAATGCAGCATTTTATGCGGGGGTTGCGATCACGTCCTCAGGAACTACTGCGGTTCATGCACTTTCTTATCCTTTGGGCGGAAAATATCATATAGCACATGGTGTTTCAAATGCCATACTCTTGATCCCGGTAATGAAATTTAATGAGCCCGAGATCAAAGGAAGACTTGCAGAGGCATACGATAGCTGTTGTCATGAAGAAAACAGGCTAAAAACTGTGGATGAAAAGTCTGCATGGATGATAGAAAAGATGGAGTCAATAGTAAAACATCTCGATATACCGACAAATCTTTCTGAATGGAATGTAACCCGTTCAGATCTTGATTTTCTCGCAAAGTCCGGGCTTGAGCAGCAGAGGCTGCTTGTAAACAATATGCGGGAACTGACTCTTGAAGATGCAAAGATGCTCTATGAGCAGATACTGGCCTGA
- a CDS encoding four-carbon acid sugar kinase family protein, giving the protein MAELLVIADDFTGALDTGVQFTTVNASTRVVTDRDFDFSMLDSSVQVLVMDSETRHLDADTAYSNIRNIADRAFRSGIRHIYKKTDSALRGNLGAELAALLDASGESILSFIPAFPKMNRITRDGIHYIDGTIVSDSVFGKDPFEPVCSGNIAELIRKDRLVRTANTNVAEGERVINDRSEPEILIWDAETDEDLENIAEILKNSSKTKIIAGCAGFAAFLPEIIGFSGTMDNAYCMKDSFLAICGTQNPMTIRQMDKAEMEGFKRIRLSPKEKFEKGFWDSKEGKKKLNDLAGIIEKEQKLIIDCNDPPGTDEARKYKEENHIGSEDERIRVSGACGLILEGLSEKDLKFIALITGGDTLIGCMEHLGINELRPIAEIAPGTVLSGFMHDGQEQMIMSKSGGFGDERLLIFLSELAAGNIPVRE; this is encoded by the coding sequence ATGGCAGAATTGTTGGTCATAGCAGATGATTTTACCGGTGCACTTGATACCGGGGTTCAGTTCACTACAGTTAATGCCTCCACTCGTGTTGTAACCGATCGTGATTTTGACTTTTCGATGCTTGACTCTTCTGTACAGGTACTTGTGATGGATTCTGAAACAAGACACCTTGATGCGGATACGGCTTACAGCAATATCAGGAATATTGCAGACAGGGCATTCAGAAGTGGAATCAGGCATATCTATAAAAAAACAGATTCTGCGCTGCGGGGAAATCTCGGGGCAGAGTTGGCAGCTTTACTGGATGCTTCAGGAGAAAGCATTCTTTCTTTTATTCCGGCTTTTCCAAAAATGAACAGAATTACCAGAGATGGTATCCATTATATTGACGGCACGATCGTTAGTGACAGTGTATTCGGGAAGGATCCGTTTGAACCGGTCTGCAGTGGAAATATAGCTGAACTGATCCGAAAAGACAGGTTGGTCAGAACTGCTAATACAAATGTCGCAGAAGGTGAGAGAGTGATCAATGATAGATCAGAACCTGAAATTTTGATCTGGGATGCAGAAACTGATGAGGATCTTGAGAATATCGCAGAAATTCTTAAAAACTCTTCTAAGACAAAAATTATTGCAGGATGTGCAGGGTTTGCAGCATTTCTTCCTGAGATCATAGGATTTTCAGGAACAATGGATAACGCTTACTGTATGAAAGACAGTTTTCTTGCAATATGCGGAACACAGAATCCGATGACGATAAGGCAGATGGATAAGGCAGAAATGGAGGGATTTAAGCGTATCCGGCTGAGTCCGAAGGAAAAGTTTGAAAAAGGATTCTGGGATTCGAAGGAAGGAAAAAAGAAGCTCAATGATCTGGCGGGGATAATAGAAAAAGAGCAGAAATTGATAATTGACTGCAATGATCCTCCGGGGACTGATGAGGCAAGAAAGTATAAAGAAGAAAATCATATAGGATCCGAGGATGAACGGATAAGGGTTTCTGGAGCGTGTGGATTGATACTCGAGGGTCTTTCAGAAAAAGATCTCAAATTTATTGCTTTGATAACAGGGGGCGACACACTGATAGGCTGTATGGAACACTTAGGTATCAATGAACTGAGACCTATTGCCGAGATTGCACCGGGAACGGTTTTATCGGGATTCATGCACGATGGACAGGAACAGATGATAATGTCTAAATCAGGTGGATTTGGAGATGAAAGACTGTTGATATTTTTATCTGAGCTCGCAGCCGGCAATATACCGGTGAGGGAATGA
- a CDS encoding PrpR N-terminal domain-containing protein codes for MIKKTRILGVAPYESLKNLMLQVAAGRNDIELTVYVKDLENGAKIARNLSSESYDVIISRGGTALAIRRNTQLPVISISISVYDILRAIRLADNFNSRYAIVGFPSITEPAHLLCDLLHYSINIITINNESESEEALSKLQKQGYSMVICDTVTHETARRLNMNAILITSGLESISDSFDRAVEICRNYSLIREENLFLRSVISGSSDLYTVVMDEDENLLFSTWPEESSSELFSSLHGQTAKTIASGEKKFFRTIDKRMYSTVSRSAEYFGKKCCIFYLTPTKIPLTNGKYGIHFNNMEEVEDEYENSFLSLAGALGTVMDTVEKISSNPFPVLLSGEKGSGKSTVSSLIYLKSELKSHPFIRIDCDMLNDRNWDFLLNNYNSPFTDNDNTICFNSMEKLSEERHKKLLLLIMDTGLARRNRLIFSFSGTDEQLNAGYMSEYLQHLSCLTLHLSPLRLRKDEIPPLAALYLSRLNIDLGKQLIGFEPQALNMLENFSWPSNYTQFRRVLMEAALESAGSYIRSDTVAKLIESEMNLSSAENLFNSITGHALPQMSLNDMIASITKRTLMENEGNQSKTARQLGISRTTLWRYINRVEEKL; via the coding sequence ATGATAAAAAAAACCAGGATCCTGGGAGTTGCTCCCTACGAATCTCTGAAAAACCTGATGCTGCAGGTGGCTGCAGGCAGAAACGATATCGAGCTTACGGTTTATGTAAAAGACCTGGAAAATGGTGCAAAAATTGCCAGAAATCTTAGTTCGGAATCTTATGATGTGATCATCTCAAGAGGCGGAACTGCACTTGCCATACGTCGAAATACTCAGCTTCCCGTTATAAGCATCAGTATTTCTGTCTATGACATACTCCGTGCTATCCGTCTTGCAGACAATTTTAATTCAAGATACGCTATCGTCGGTTTTCCCAGTATTACCGAACCCGCCCACCTTCTTTGTGATCTTCTTCATTATTCCATAAATATCATAACCATAAATAATGAATCAGAATCTGAAGAAGCTCTCTCAAAACTTCAGAAACAGGGATACAGTATGGTTATCTGTGATACCGTAACACATGAAACAGCACGTCGTCTGAATATGAATGCGATACTTATCACATCTGGACTCGAAAGTATTTCTGATTCCTTCGACAGGGCTGTTGAAATTTGTCGTAATTATTCCCTGATCCGCGAAGAAAATCTTTTTCTCCGATCAGTCATATCAGGAAGTTCAGATCTCTACACTGTTGTCATGGACGAAGACGAGAATCTGCTCTTTTCTACCTGGCCCGAAGAGAGTTCTTCCGAGCTCTTCTCATCTCTTCACGGACAGACAGCAAAAACTATTGCTTCCGGAGAGAAAAAATTTTTCAGAACTATTGATAAAAGAATGTATTCAACCGTAAGCCGTTCCGCTGAATATTTTGGTAAAAAATGCTGCATCTTTTATCTCACTCCGACAAAAATCCCGCTGACAAACGGAAAATACGGTATACATTTTAATAACATGGAAGAAGTAGAAGACGAATATGAAAACAGTTTTTTAAGTCTTGCAGGTGCGCTGGGTACAGTAATGGATACCGTGGAAAAAATTTCCAGCAACCCTTTCCCTGTACTGCTTTCAGGCGAAAAAGGCAGTGGAAAGTCAACTGTTTCAAGTCTGATATATCTAAAAAGTGAACTTAAAAGCCATCCTTTCATCAGAATAGACTGCGATATGCTTAATGACAGAAATTGGGATTTCCTTCTGAATAATTACAACTCACCATTTACAGATAATGATAATACTATCTGTTTTAACAGCATGGAAAAATTATCTGAAGAGCGCCATAAAAAACTTCTCCTTCTGATCATGGACACAGGGCTTGCCCGAAGAAACCGCCTTATCTTCTCTTTCAGCGGAACTGATGAACAGCTGAATGCCGGCTATATGTCAGAATATCTGCAGCATCTCTCTTGCCTGACGCTTCATCTAAGTCCACTCAGGCTCCGTAAAGATGAAATACCGCCTCTGGCAGCACTTTATCTGTCCCGTCTTAACATAGACCTCGGCAAGCAGCTGATAGGTTTTGAACCGCAGGCTCTCAATATGCTTGAGAACTTCAGCTGGCCATCAAATTATACCCAGTTCAGGCGTGTATTAATGGAAGCTGCCCTGGAGTCCGCAGGATCCTATATCCGATCTGACACTGTTGCAAAATTGATTGAAAGCGAAATGAATCTCTCCAGTGCAGAAAATCTGTTTAATTCAATAACCGGTCATGCCCTGCCGCAGATGAGCTTAAACGATATGATCGCCAGTATCACAAAACGCACCCTTATGGAAAATGAGGGAAACCAAAGTAAAACCGCCAGACAGCTCGGCATAAGCCGTACAACTCTCTGGCGTTACATAAATCGTGTTGAAGAAAAATTATAA